Proteins from a genomic interval of Arvicola amphibius chromosome 17, mArvAmp1.2, whole genome shotgun sequence:
- the LOC119803445 gene encoding olfactory receptor 6C6-like, translating into MKNQSMEIVFILLGLTSDPPLQILIFLFLFFNYVLSLMGNLVIILLTLLDPRLKTPMYFFLRNFSFLEMAFTSVCIPRFLTSILSGDKTLFYSGCAAQLFFFFLLGATEFYLLAAMSYDRYVAICRPLHYPIIMNSKVCHQLVISSWVTGFLVIFPPLLLGLKLDFCASKTVDHFLCDTSVLQLSCTDTRLIEWMAFALAVMTLIITLILVILSYTLIIKTILKFPTAQQRRKAFSTCSSHMVVVSITYGSCIFMYVKTSAKERVTLNKGVAVLNTSVAPLLNPFIYTLRNQQVKDAFKQVLHRWCSFKTHETRFRHK; encoded by the coding sequence atgaagaaCCAATCGATGGAAATAGTGTTTATTTTGCTGGGACTGACCAGTGACCCTCCGCTACAAATTctgattttcctgtttctgtttttcaattaCGTCTTGAGCCTGATGGGGAACTTAGTGATCATCCTCCTCACCCTGCTGGATCCCCGCCTCAAGACTCCAATGTACTTCTTCCTCCGGAATTTCTCCTTCCTAGAAATGGCATTCACCTCAGTGTGCATCCCTAGGTTCCTGACGAGCATTCTCTCAGGAGATAAAACGCTTTTTTACAGTGGTTGTGCAGCTCAATTATTCTTCTTTTTCCTACTAGGGGCCACAGAGTTTTATCTCCTGGCAGCCAtgtcctatgaccgctatgtcGCCATCTGCAGACCACTGCATTACCCCATCATCATGAACAGCAAAGTGTGTCACCAGCTGGTCATCAGCTCCTGGGTGACTGGGTTCTTAGTCATCTTCCCTCCTTTGCTCTTGGGCCTCAAACTGGATTTTTGTGCTTCCAAAACTGTTGATCACTTCTTATGTGACACCTCTGTCCTGCAGCTGTCTTGCACAGACACACGCTTAATAGAGTGGATGGCTTTTGCATTAGCTGTGATGACCCTCATCATCACCTTGATCTTAGTGATCCTCTCCTACACACTCATCATCAAAACCATCCTAAAGTTCCCTACAGCTCAGCAACGGAGAAAGGCCTTTTCCACCTGCTCCTCACACATGGTTGTTGTCTCCATCACTTATGGCAGCTGTATCTTCATGTACGTGAAAACATCTGCCAAGGAGAGGGTGACTTTAAACAAAGGTGTGGCTGTGCTCAACACTTCTGTGGCCCCTTTGCTAAACCCATTCATCTACACCCTAAGGAACCAGCAGGTGAAGGATGCGTTCAAACAGGTCCTTCACAGATGGTGTTCTTTTAAAACCCATGAGACAAGATTTAGACATAAATAA